Below is a window of bacterium DNA.
CCGCCAGTTTCCCGTCGCGGGGTGACGGTCGGCCAGTTCGACCCCCGCCAATCCGGCGTCCCGGGCGCCGCCCGGCACGGGCGGCGTGGCGCCGGCGTCGGCCACCACAACCGCCGCGACCCGCGAGTCGGCGCGGAACCCGATCTGGCCGAGGAGGGCCTGGTGCACGCCCGCCCACAATTCACTCGCGGCCGGGCGCGGCAGGATCCCCAGCGGGCGCACGGCCGGCCAGTCGCCCAGGCCGTGCGCCCCGGGCAGGGAGGCCGCCGCCACCACCACGTCGTCCTCGCGCACGGCCACGACCAGGTGCAGGGGCACGTTCTGGACGCCGAGCACGGCGGGCGCCCAGTGGCCATCGGCCCCCACGCGCAACTCGCCGTTGCGGGGACCGTCGGCGTGCATGACGAAGCCCACGCCCGCCGCCAGGGGCGCGCCGGCCTCGTCCGGGAACAGGCCCACCGCCAGATTCTCGTCCATCAGCCGCACGCGGGTCGATCCGGCCTGGATCCGCCGCCACCAGCGGGCCTGCCGCACCACGCGCCGCACGCGGCCGCTCGTCAGCCAGCGCAGCAGGCGGCGCGGC
It encodes the following:
- a CDS encoding oxidoreductase, whose protein sequence is MRDPAGQPGIVELLRDRFATPRPEGRALGPARGGDPARGGRDVEGVMSVDGGALRIRPPLQEGWGRTVLAYGPFPNRPGLVFAVSLLNGHNTSQSEVMEDTFRVRLRRWAVGSATAPVPRRLLRWLTSGRVRRVVRQARWWRRIQAGSTRVRLMDENLAVGLFPDEAGAPLAAGVGFVMHADGPRNGELRVGADGHWAPAVLGVQNVPLHLVVAVREDDVVVAAASLPGAHGLGDWPAVRPLGILPRPAASELWAGVHQALLGQIGFRADSRVAAVVVADAGATPPVPGGARDAGLAGVELADRHPATGNWR